A single region of the Streptomyces sp. NBC_00425 genome encodes:
- a CDS encoding anthranilate synthase component I, translated as MDLETFRKLATDRRVIPVTRKLLADGDTPVALYRKLAAERPGTFLLESAENGRSWSRYSFVGVRSSATLTARDGQAHWLGAPPVGVPAEGDPLAALRATVETLHTPHQEGLPPFTGGMVGYLGYDIVRRLEKIGPGERDDLKLPELTMLLTSDLAVMDHWEGSVLLIANAINHNDLDTGVDEAHADAVARLDAMEADLSRAVAQPPAVLPPSELPEYTALWGGPDFRAAVEDVKERIRAGEAFQVVPSQRFETACTASALDVYRVLRATNPSPYMYLFRFDGFDVVGSSPEALVKVEDGRAMVHPIAGTRHRGATPQEDQALADELLADPKERAEHLMLVDLGRNDLGRVCEPGSVEVVDFMSVERYSHVMHIVSTVTGQVAAGRTAFDVLTACFPAGTLSGAPKPRAMQIIDELEPSRRGLYGGCVGYLDFAGDSDTAIAIRTALLRDGTAYVQAGAGIVADSDPVAEDQECRNKAAAVLRAVHTANRLGDRSA; from the coding sequence ATGGACCTCGAGACGTTCCGCAAGCTGGCCACCGACCGGCGGGTCATCCCGGTCACCCGCAAGCTCCTCGCCGACGGCGACACCCCGGTCGCGCTCTACCGCAAGCTCGCCGCCGAGCGCCCCGGCACCTTCCTCCTGGAGTCCGCGGAGAACGGCCGCTCCTGGTCCCGGTACTCCTTCGTCGGCGTCCGCAGCTCCGCCACGCTCACCGCACGCGACGGCCAGGCCCACTGGCTCGGCGCCCCGCCCGTCGGCGTCCCCGCCGAGGGCGACCCGCTCGCCGCGCTGCGCGCCACCGTCGAGACCCTGCACACCCCCCACCAGGAGGGCCTGCCGCCCTTCACCGGCGGCATGGTCGGCTACCTCGGATACGACATCGTGCGCCGCCTGGAGAAGATCGGCCCCGGCGAGCGCGACGACCTGAAGCTGCCCGAGCTGACGATGCTGCTCACCAGCGACCTCGCCGTCATGGACCACTGGGAGGGCTCCGTCCTGCTGATCGCCAACGCGATCAACCACAACGACCTCGACACCGGCGTCGACGAGGCCCACGCCGACGCGGTCGCCCGGCTGGACGCCATGGAGGCCGACCTCTCCCGCGCCGTCGCCCAGCCGCCGGCCGTCCTGCCGCCCTCCGAACTGCCCGAGTACACCGCCCTGTGGGGCGGCCCCGACTTCCGGGCGGCCGTCGAGGACGTCAAGGAGCGCATCCGCGCGGGCGAGGCCTTCCAGGTCGTCCCCTCCCAGCGCTTCGAGACGGCCTGCACCGCGAGCGCGCTGGACGTCTACCGGGTCCTGCGGGCCACCAACCCCTCCCCGTACATGTACCTGTTCCGCTTCGACGGCTTCGACGTCGTGGGCTCCTCCCCGGAAGCCCTGGTCAAGGTCGAGGACGGACGGGCCATGGTCCACCCCATCGCCGGCACCCGGCACCGGGGCGCCACCCCGCAGGAGGACCAGGCGCTCGCCGACGAGCTGCTCGCCGACCCCAAGGAGCGCGCCGAGCACCTCATGCTCGTCGACCTGGGCCGCAACGACCTGGGGCGGGTCTGCGAGCCCGGCTCGGTCGAGGTCGTCGACTTCATGTCCGTCGAGCGGTACTCGCACGTGATGCACATCGTCTCCACCGTCACCGGCCAGGTCGCCGCCGGCCGCACCGCTTTCGACGTCCTCACCGCCTGCTTCCCCGCCGGCACCCTCTCCGGCGCCCCCAAGCCGCGCGCCATGCAGATCATCGACGAACTGGAGCCGTCCCGACGCGGCCTGTACGGCGGCTGCGTGGGCTACCTGGACTTCGCGGGGGACTCCGACACGGCCATCGCCATCCGCACGGCCCTGCTGCGCGACGGCACCGCCTACGTCCAGGCCGGCGCCGGCATCGTCGCCGACTCCGACCCGGTCGCCGAGGACCAGGAGTGCCGCAACAAGGCGGCGGCCGTCCTGCGCGCCGTCCACACCGCCAACCGCCTCGGCGACCGGAGCGCCTGA
- a CDS encoding TIGR02234 family membrane protein, which produces MEYVTAAPDPRSETASARSGRRSLALALLCGALGAAVALLSTRQRWSEGTATVAGGAFPLTARGSDVTGVPAALAIVGLAALVAVFAVRRTGRLAVSVLLALSGAGIMATALIGARDGSALDEQAAKASGDTSATVASFTHTAWPYAAAAGGALILLAGLLALRYGRRWPAMSGRYERDGTPRPRRAARPADPDRPEEMWKALDRGEDPTGAGPA; this is translated from the coding sequence GTGGAGTACGTGACTGCTGCTCCTGACCCCCGTTCCGAGACCGCGTCCGCCCGGTCGGGCCGCCGGAGCCTCGCCCTCGCCCTGCTGTGCGGCGCGCTGGGCGCGGCCGTGGCCCTGCTGTCCACCCGACAGCGCTGGTCGGAGGGCACGGCCACGGTGGCCGGCGGCGCCTTCCCGCTGACCGCCAGGGGCAGCGACGTGACGGGCGTGCCCGCGGCGCTCGCGATAGTCGGCCTCGCCGCGCTCGTCGCCGTCTTCGCCGTCCGCCGCACGGGCCGCCTCGCCGTCTCCGTGCTGCTCGCGCTGTCCGGCGCCGGAATCATGGCCACCGCCCTGATCGGCGCGCGCGACGGCTCCGCGCTCGACGAGCAGGCCGCCAAGGCCTCCGGTGACACCTCGGCCACCGTCGCCTCGTTCACCCACACCGCCTGGCCCTACGCGGCGGCCGCGGGCGGCGCCCTGATCCTTCTCGCGGGCCTTCTCGCCCTGCGCTACGGTCGCCGCTGGCCCGCCATGTCGGGCCGCTACGAACGTGACGGCACGCCCCGTCCCCGGCGCGCCGCCAGGCCCGCCGACCCGGACCGGCCCGAAGAGATGTGGAAGGCTCTGGACCGGGGCGAGGACCCGACCGGCGCCGGCCCCGCCTGA
- a CDS encoding HGxxPAAW family protein, with the protein MAGSSHGHTPAAWTGVTIAIIGFTVAGAFMVMAEPLGFWAGMAIVALSGFVGLAMRAAGLGRPKTAAQPVHQTTATATATREPAGAEG; encoded by the coding sequence ATGGCGGGCAGCAGCCACGGACACACCCCGGCCGCCTGGACCGGTGTCACCATCGCCATCATCGGGTTCACCGTCGCGGGCGCGTTCATGGTGATGGCCGAGCCGCTCGGCTTCTGGGCCGGCATGGCGATCGTGGCGCTCTCCGGATTCGTCGGCCTCGCCATGCGGGCGGCGGGCCTGGGCCGGCCGAAGACCGCGGCCCAGCCGGTGCACCAGACGACGGCCACGGCAACGGCCACCCGCGAGCCGGCGGGCGCCGAGGGCTGA
- a CDS encoding DUF2752 domain-containing protein, with protein sequence MRTVNADSRSVTTTALGRLAVPAGILAAVAGAFAYVGAVDPNEPGHYPACPLLRYTGLYCPGCGGLRSAHAFVHGDLQTALHDNAPAVVAFLGFAVVWTVWVVRVARGRPVRVDPTSVQLWTLGALLLVFTVVRNLPFGGWLHP encoded by the coding sequence ATGCGAACCGTGAACGCCGACAGCCGCAGCGTGACGACCACCGCCCTCGGACGCCTGGCCGTGCCCGCCGGCATCCTCGCGGCCGTCGCCGGGGCCTTCGCCTACGTCGGGGCCGTCGACCCCAACGAACCCGGCCACTACCCGGCCTGCCCCCTGCTGCGCTACACGGGCCTGTACTGCCCCGGCTGCGGAGGCCTGCGCAGCGCGCACGCCTTCGTGCACGGCGACCTGCAGACCGCCCTGCACGACAACGCGCCGGCCGTCGTCGCCTTCCTCGGCTTCGCCGTCGTGTGGACCGTCTGGGTGGTCCGCGTGGCGCGCGGCCGGCCCGTGCGCGTCGACCCCACCTCCGTGCAGCTGTGGACGCTGGGCGCGTTGCTGCTGGTCTTCACGGTTGTCCGGAACCTGCCGTTCGGCGGCTGGCTACACCCTTGA
- the trpC gene encoding indole-3-glycerol phosphate synthase TrpC, translating to MSVLDEIIDGVRADLAERQARVSLDELKELAAKAPAAKDGVAALRGDGVKVICEVKRSSPSKGALAAIADPAGLAADYEAGGAAVISVLTEQRRFGGSLADLEAVRARVDIPVLRKDFIVTSYQLWEARAYGADLALLIVAALEQSALESLIERAVSIGLTPLVEVHDEDEVERAVDAGAKVIGVNARNLKTLEVDRGTFERVAPEIPASIVKIAESGVRGPHDLIAYANAGADAVLVGESLVTGRDPKTAVADLVAAGEHPALRHGRG from the coding sequence GTGAGTGTGCTCGACGAGATCATCGACGGAGTCCGTGCCGACCTCGCGGAGCGGCAGGCGCGCGTCAGCCTCGACGAGCTCAAGGAGCTGGCGGCCAAGGCCCCCGCCGCCAAGGACGGCGTCGCGGCGCTCCGCGGTGACGGCGTCAAGGTGATCTGCGAGGTCAAGCGCTCCAGCCCGTCCAAGGGCGCGCTGGCCGCGATCGCCGACCCCGCCGGCCTCGCCGCCGACTACGAGGCGGGCGGCGCGGCGGTCATCTCCGTCCTCACCGAACAGCGCCGGTTCGGCGGCTCGCTCGCCGACCTCGAGGCGGTCCGCGCCCGGGTGGACATCCCCGTCCTGCGCAAGGACTTCATCGTCACCTCGTACCAGCTGTGGGAGGCCCGCGCGTACGGCGCCGACCTCGCGCTGCTCATCGTGGCCGCCCTGGAGCAGTCGGCTCTCGAGTCGCTGATCGAGCGTGCCGTCTCCATCGGTCTCACCCCGCTCGTCGAGGTCCACGACGAGGACGAGGTGGAGCGCGCCGTCGACGCGGGCGCCAAGGTGATCGGCGTCAACGCGCGCAACCTGAAGACCCTCGAGGTAGACCGGGGCACCTTCGAGCGGGTGGCCCCCGAGATCCCGGCGAGCATCGTCAAGATCGCCGAGTCCGGGGTGCGAGGTCCGCACGACCTCATCGCGTACGCCAACGCCGGCGCCGACGCGGTCCTCGTCGGCGAGTCCCTGGTGACCGGCCGCGACCCCAAGACCGCGGTGGCCGACCTGGTGGCGGCGGGCGAGCACCCCGCACTGCGCCACGGCCGGGGCTGA
- the trpM gene encoding tryptophan biosynthesis modulator TrpM translates to MTPTTPATATDRYARLARGCRPRGCRAPARRVHGRRVRYVIGDEPGQVNGMRWQRRPPGARGTARQATDGR, encoded by the coding sequence ATGACTCCGACGACCCCCGCGACCGCCACGGACCGGTACGCCCGCCTCGCGCGCGGCTGCCGCCCCCGTGGCTGCCGCGCGCCCGCCCGCCGGGTGCACGGCCGACGCGTGCGGTACGTCATCGGGGACGAACCCGGCCAGGTGAACGGCATGCGATGGCAGCGGCGCCCCCCAGGGGCGCGGGGTACTGCGCGACAGGCAACCGACGGCCGCTAG
- the trpB gene encoding tryptophan synthase subunit beta, with amino-acid sequence MPSEFFIPDPEGQVPTVEGYFGAFGGKFIPEALVAAVDEVAVEYDKAKHDPEFARELDDLLVHYTGRPSSLTEVPRFAEHAGGARVFLKREDLNHTGSHKINNVLGQALLTRRMGKTRVIAETGAGQHGVATATACALFGLECTIYMGEIDTQRQALNVARMRMLGAEVVAVKSGSRTLKDAINEAFRDWVANVDRTHYLFGTVAGPHPFPAMVRDFHRVIGVEARRQILERAGRLPDAAVACVGGGSNAIGLFHAFIPDAGVRLIGCEPAGHGIETGEHAATLTAGEPGILHGSRSYVLQDDEGQITEPYSISAGLDYPGIGPEHSYLKDTGRGEYRAVTDDAAMQALRLLSRTEGIIPAIESAHALAGALEVGRELGPDGLIVVNLSGRGDKDMDTAARYFGLYDTDAEVAADAAATAEIEGDAK; translated from the coding sequence ATGCCCAGCGAGTTCTTCATTCCCGACCCCGAGGGTCAGGTCCCCACCGTCGAGGGCTACTTCGGCGCGTTCGGCGGCAAGTTCATCCCGGAGGCCCTCGTCGCCGCCGTGGACGAGGTGGCCGTCGAGTACGACAAGGCCAAGCACGACCCCGAGTTCGCCCGTGAGCTCGACGACCTGCTCGTGCACTACACCGGCCGCCCCAGCTCCCTCACCGAGGTGCCGAGGTTCGCCGAGCACGCCGGCGGCGCCCGGGTGTTCCTCAAGCGCGAGGACCTCAACCACACCGGCTCCCACAAGATCAACAACGTGCTCGGCCAGGCGCTGCTCACCCGGCGCATGGGCAAGACCCGCGTGATCGCCGAGACCGGCGCGGGCCAGCACGGCGTCGCCACGGCCACCGCCTGCGCCCTCTTCGGGCTCGAGTGCACCATCTACATGGGTGAGATCGACACCCAGCGCCAGGCCCTCAACGTGGCCCGGATGCGCATGCTGGGCGCCGAGGTCGTCGCCGTGAAGTCCGGCAGCCGCACCCTGAAGGACGCCATCAACGAGGCGTTCCGCGACTGGGTCGCCAACGTCGACCGCACCCACTACCTGTTCGGCACGGTCGCCGGACCGCACCCCTTCCCGGCCATGGTCCGCGACTTCCACCGGGTCATCGGCGTCGAGGCCCGCCGCCAGATCCTGGAGCGCGCCGGACGCCTGCCCGACGCGGCCGTCGCCTGCGTCGGCGGCGGCTCCAACGCCATCGGCCTCTTCCACGCCTTCATCCCGGACGCCGGCGTGCGTCTGATCGGCTGCGAGCCGGCCGGGCACGGCATCGAGACGGGCGAGCACGCGGCGACCCTGACCGCGGGCGAGCCCGGCATCCTGCACGGGTCGCGCTCCTACGTCCTCCAGGACGACGAGGGCCAGATCACCGAGCCGTACTCCATCTCGGCGGGCCTGGACTACCCGGGCATCGGCCCCGAGCACTCCTACCTCAAGGACACCGGCCGCGGCGAGTACCGCGCCGTCACCGACGACGCGGCCATGCAGGCGCTGCGCCTGCTGTCGCGCACCGAGGGCATCATCCCGGCCATCGAGAGCGCCCACGCGCTGGCCGGCGCCCTGGAGGTCGGCAGGGAACTCGGCCCGGACGGGCTGATCGTCGTGAACCTGTCGGGTCGCGGCGACAAGGACATGGACACGGCCGCCCGCTACTTCGGGCTGTACGACACCGACGCCGAGGTCGCCGCCGACGCGGCCGCCACCGCGGAGATCGAGGGAGACGCGAAGTGA
- the trpA gene encoding tryptophan synthase subunit alpha encodes MSGNIQLLSDTLAAAKAEDRAALIAYLPAGFPTVDGGIEAIKAVLDGGADVVEVGLPHSDPVLDGPVIQTADDIALRGGVRIADVMRTVREAFEATGKPVLVMTYWNPIDRYGVERFTAELAEAGGAGCILPDLPVQESALWREHADKHGLATVFVVAPSSRAARLAQITEAGSGFVYAASLMGVTGTRESVGAQAHDLVERTRATGSGLPVCVGLGVSDARQAAEVAGFADGVIVGSAFVKRMLDAPDEAAGVEAVRALAGDLAKGVRRRA; translated from the coding sequence GTGAGCGGGAACATCCAGCTGCTGTCGGACACCCTCGCGGCCGCGAAGGCCGAGGACCGCGCCGCGCTCATCGCCTACCTCCCGGCCGGGTTCCCGACCGTGGACGGCGGCATCGAGGCGATCAAGGCCGTCCTCGACGGAGGCGCCGACGTGGTCGAGGTCGGACTGCCGCACAGCGACCCGGTCCTCGACGGCCCGGTCATCCAGACCGCCGACGACATCGCCCTGCGCGGCGGGGTGCGCATCGCGGACGTCATGCGCACGGTCCGCGAGGCGTTCGAGGCCACCGGCAAGCCGGTCCTCGTCATGACGTACTGGAACCCCATCGACCGCTACGGCGTCGAGCGGTTCACCGCCGAACTGGCGGAGGCCGGCGGTGCGGGCTGCATCCTGCCCGACCTGCCGGTGCAGGAGTCGGCCCTGTGGAGGGAGCACGCCGACAAGCACGGCCTCGCGACCGTCTTCGTCGTCGCGCCGAGCAGCCGGGCCGCCCGGCTCGCGCAGATCACCGAGGCGGGCAGCGGCTTCGTCTACGCAGCCTCGCTGATGGGTGTCACCGGCACCCGGGAGTCGGTCGGCGCGCAGGCCCACGACCTGGTGGAACGGACCCGGGCCACCGGGTCGGGCCTGCCGGTCTGCGTCGGCCTCGGCGTCTCGGACGCCCGGCAGGCCGCCGAGGTGGCGGGCTTCGCCGACGGCGTGATCGTCGGCTCGGCCTTCGTCAAGCGGATGCTGGACGCGCCGGACGAGGCGGCCGGCGTCGAGGCGGTCCGCGCCCTCGCGGGCGATCTGGCGAAGGGCGTGCGCCGCCGGGCGTGA
- a CDS encoding thioredoxin domain-containing protein, translating to MSEKNRDGKRTARERLAAEREKQKTAERRRRTLIVGASVVCVLGLAAVIGVVAANSGKDDSSDKAGPVVAPSGAQGEDALAIPVGKDGAKSSLTVWEDFRCPACKAFETAYRPTIHELTQGGKLKVEYHLATLIDGNMGGSGSRNAANAAACAQDAGKFPAYHDVLYENQPEETKDEYAENSRLIELAGKVDGLDTPAFRACVEQGTHNSWVVKSNQAFQNGRFGGTPTVLFNGKNIYQDRSMTPEKLKKMVEEADQG from the coding sequence GTGAGCGAGAAGAATCGTGACGGAAAGCGCACTGCCCGGGAGCGGCTGGCGGCGGAGCGCGAGAAGCAGAAGACGGCCGAGCGGCGGCGGCGCACACTGATCGTCGGCGCGAGCGTGGTGTGCGTGCTGGGGCTGGCAGCGGTGATCGGCGTCGTCGCCGCGAACTCCGGCAAGGACGACAGCAGCGACAAGGCGGGCCCGGTCGTGGCGCCCTCGGGAGCCCAGGGCGAGGACGCCCTCGCGATCCCCGTCGGCAAGGACGGCGCCAAGTCCTCGCTCACGGTGTGGGAGGACTTCCGCTGCCCGGCCTGCAAGGCCTTCGAGACGGCGTACCGGCCCACGATCCACGAGCTGACGCAGGGCGGGAAGCTGAAGGTCGAGTACCACCTGGCCACCCTCATCGACGGCAACATGGGCGGCAGCGGCTCCCGCAACGCGGCCAACGCGGCGGCCTGCGCCCAGGACGCCGGAAAGTTCCCCGCCTACCACGACGTGCTGTACGAGAACCAGCCGGAAGAGACGAAGGACGAGTACGCCGAGAACAGCCGGCTGATCGAACTCGCCGGCAAGGTCGACGGGCTCGACACGCCCGCGTTCCGCGCCTGCGTGGAGCAGGGCACCCACAACAGCTGGGTCGTGAAGTCCAACCAGGCCTTCCAGAACGGCCGCTTCGGCGGCACCCCCACCGTGCTGTTCAACGGCAAGAACATCTATCAGGACCGGTCGATGACGCCGGAGAAGCTGAAGAAGATGGTGGAGGAGGCCGACCAGGGGTGA
- the lgt gene encoding prolipoprotein diacylglyceryl transferase, whose amino-acid sequence MELAYIPSPSHGVLYLGPVPLRGYAFCIIIGVFVAVWLGNRRWVARGGQAGTVADISVWAVPFGLVGGRLYHVITDYELYFSEGRDWVDAFKVWEGGLGIWGAIALGAVGAWIGCRRRGIPLPAYADAIAPGIALAQAIGRWGNWFNQELYGKETDLPWALHITSSADGRVPGYYHPTFLYESLWCVGVALLVIWADRRFKLGHGRAFALYVAAYCVGRAWIEYMRVDDAHHILGLRLNDWTALVVFLLAVVYIVVSAKKRPGREEVVEPAAQASGDTAGDASADGEEKPGAESSSSGATAESAKTKGAGGTGTEKAEDASGADGGAGTTAVAEDGTEAVTDKADKARAGAEAKTEAQADVKDEAESAGKKS is encoded by the coding sequence ATGGAACTTGCCTACATTCCCAGCCCGTCGCACGGGGTGCTGTACCTCGGCCCCGTTCCGCTGCGTGGCTACGCGTTCTGCATCATCATCGGCGTCTTCGTCGCGGTCTGGCTCGGCAACAGGCGCTGGGTCGCCCGGGGCGGGCAGGCCGGCACGGTGGCCGACATCTCCGTCTGGGCGGTGCCCTTCGGACTCGTCGGCGGCCGGCTCTACCACGTGATCACGGACTACGAGCTGTACTTCAGCGAGGGCCGGGACTGGGTGGACGCCTTCAAGGTCTGGGAGGGCGGCCTCGGTATCTGGGGCGCGATCGCGCTCGGCGCGGTGGGCGCGTGGATCGGCTGCCGCCGCCGGGGCATCCCGCTGCCGGCCTACGCCGACGCCATCGCCCCGGGCATCGCCCTCGCGCAGGCGATCGGCCGCTGGGGCAACTGGTTCAACCAGGAGCTGTACGGCAAGGAGACCGACCTTCCCTGGGCCCTGCACATCACGTCCTCGGCGGACGGGCGGGTGCCCGGCTACTACCACCCGACGTTCCTGTACGAGTCGCTGTGGTGCGTCGGCGTCGCCCTCCTCGTCATCTGGGCCGACCGGCGCTTCAAGCTGGGCCACGGGCGGGCCTTCGCCCTGTACGTCGCCGCGTACTGCGTGGGCCGCGCCTGGATCGAGTACATGCGGGTCGACGACGCTCACCACATCCTGGGCCTGCGGCTGAACGACTGGACCGCGCTGGTCGTCTTCCTGCTCGCGGTGGTGTACATCGTCGTCTCGGCGAAGAAGCGGCCGGGCCGGGAAGAGGTCGTCGAGCCTGCCGCGCAGGCCTCCGGCGACACGGCCGGGGACGCCTCCGCCGACGGAGAGGAGAAGCCCGGGGCCGAGTCGTCCTCGTCCGGGGCGACGGCGGAGTCCGCCAAGACGAAGGGCGCCGGCGGGACCGGGACCGAGAAGGCCGAGGACGCGTCCGGGGCCGACGGCGGGGCCGGGACCACGGCCGTGGCCGAGGACGGCACCGAGGCCGTGACCGACAAGGCCGACAAGGCCAGGGCCGGGGCCGAGGCCAAGACCGAGGCGCAGGCCGACGTCAAGGACGAGGCGGAGTCGGCCGGCAAGAAGAGCTGA
- a CDS encoding HpcH/HpaI aldolase/citrate lyase family protein: MKKPPLTWLYVPGDRPQTVTKALACGADVVIVDLEDAVAPDRKEYARAATAERLSEPQPVPVHVRVNSLDTPYAAADLRTVAALPGVCGLRLPKVTAPHQITRVAESVPRSDRGATPLHALLETALGVEHAYAIARAHPSLRGIALGEADLRADLGVRHDAGLDWSRSRVVVAARAAGLAPPPQSVHPDIRDLDGLATSCAHGRTLGFLGRAAIHPRQLPIIEQAYLPTQQELEDAETIVKAAITERGAQALPDGRFVDAAVVAAAHRTLALAGRD; the protein is encoded by the coding sequence GTGAAGAAACCCCCACTGACCTGGCTCTACGTTCCCGGTGACCGCCCGCAGACGGTCACCAAGGCCCTCGCCTGCGGCGCCGACGTCGTCATCGTCGACCTGGAGGACGCGGTCGCCCCGGACCGCAAGGAGTACGCGCGTGCGGCCACCGCCGAACGTCTTTCGGAGCCCCAGCCGGTACCGGTCCACGTCCGGGTGAACTCCCTGGACACCCCCTACGCCGCGGCGGACCTGCGCACCGTGGCCGCCCTCCCCGGCGTCTGCGGTCTGCGCCTGCCCAAGGTGACGGCCCCGCACCAGATCACCCGGGTCGCCGAGAGCGTGCCCCGGAGCGATCGCGGCGCCACGCCCCTGCACGCCCTGCTGGAGACCGCCCTCGGCGTGGAACACGCCTACGCCATCGCCCGCGCCCACCCCTCCCTGCGCGGCATCGCCCTCGGCGAGGCGGACCTGCGAGCGGATCTGGGCGTCCGCCACGACGCGGGCCTCGACTGGTCCCGCTCCCGGGTCGTCGTCGCCGCCCGGGCCGCAGGGCTGGCGCCCCCGCCCCAGTCGGTCCACCCCGACATCCGCGACCTGGACGGCCTGGCCACCAGCTGCGCCCACGGCCGCACCCTCGGATTCCTCGGACGCGCCGCCATCCACCCCCGGCAGCTCCCGATCATCGAACAGGCCTACCTGCCGACCCAGCAGGAGCTGGAGGACGCCGAGACGATCGTGAAGGCGGCCATCACCGAACGGGGCGCCCAGGCCCTCCCGGACGGACGGTTCGTCGACGCCGCGGTGGTGGCGGCCGCGCACCGCACGCTGGCCCTGGCCGGCCGGGACTGA
- a CDS encoding CaiB/BaiF CoA transferase family protein, whose amino-acid sequence MTEPRTTEPRTTERVGTTPPVAGPAAPLHGVRVLDLATLFAGPLAATLLGDFGADVVKVEHPERPDPSRGHGPSKDGVGLWWKLLGRNKRTITLNLSTPGGRDTLLQLAATADVIIENFRPGTLEKWDLGWEELSSANPRLVLTRVTAFGQFGPYAHRPGFGTLAEAMSGFAAITGEPDAPPTLPPFGLADSIAGLATAYAVMTALTARDRTGEGQVVDMAIIEPILTVLGPQPLWYDQLGYVQARTGNRSANNAPRNTYRTADGDWVAVSTSAQSVAERVMRLVGRPELIDEPWFATGAERAAHTDVLDEAVGSWIARHTRTDVLAAFEKAEAAIAPVQDVRDVLSDPQYQALDTVTAVDDPELGRIRMQNVLFRLSATPGAIRWAGRPHGADTDAVLTELGLTADELSTLREAGAL is encoded by the coding sequence ATGACCGAACCCCGCACGACCGAACCTCGCACGACCGAACGCGTCGGGACCACGCCCCCCGTGGCCGGGCCGGCCGCTCCCCTGCACGGCGTCCGGGTCCTCGACCTGGCCACCCTGTTCGCGGGACCTCTCGCCGCCACCCTGCTCGGCGACTTCGGCGCGGACGTCGTCAAGGTCGAACACCCCGAGCGCCCCGACCCCTCCCGCGGGCACGGCCCGTCCAAGGACGGCGTGGGCCTGTGGTGGAAGCTCCTCGGCCGCAACAAGCGCACGATCACCCTGAACCTGTCCACGCCGGGCGGCCGCGACACCCTGCTGCAGCTCGCCGCCACGGCCGACGTGATCATCGAGAACTTCCGTCCCGGCACCCTGGAGAAGTGGGACCTCGGCTGGGAGGAGCTGTCGTCGGCGAACCCCCGTCTGGTCCTCACCCGGGTCACCGCCTTCGGCCAGTTCGGCCCCTACGCGCACCGCCCCGGCTTCGGCACGCTCGCGGAGGCGATGAGCGGCTTCGCGGCGATCACCGGCGAACCGGACGCCCCGCCCACTCTCCCGCCCTTCGGCCTGGCCGACTCGATCGCCGGCCTGGCCACCGCCTATGCCGTCATGACGGCCCTCACCGCCCGCGACCGCACCGGCGAGGGCCAGGTCGTCGACATGGCGATCATCGAGCCCATCCTCACCGTCCTCGGCCCCCAGCCCCTCTGGTACGACCAGCTGGGCTACGTCCAGGCCCGTACCGGCAACCGGTCCGCCAACAACGCCCCGCGCAACACCTACCGCACGGCCGACGGGGACTGGGTCGCCGTCTCGACGTCGGCGCAGTCGGTCGCGGAACGGGTGATGCGGCTCGTCGGCCGCCCGGAGCTGATCGACGAGCCGTGGTTCGCCACCGGCGCCGAGCGGGCCGCCCACACCGACGTCCTCGACGAGGCGGTCGGCTCCTGGATCGCCCGGCACACCCGCACCGACGTCCTCGCGGCGTTCGAGAAGGCGGAGGCGGCGATCGCCCCGGTCCAGGACGTCCGGGACGTGCTGTCGGACCCCCAGTACCAGGCCCTGGACACCGTCACCGCGGTGGACGACCCGGAGCTGGGCCGGATCCGGATGCAGAACGTCCTGTTCCGGCTCTCCGCGACCCCCGGCGCGATCCGCTGGGCCGGCCGCCCGCACGGCGCCGACACGGACGCCGTCCTGACCGAGCTGGGCCTGACCGCGGACGAGCTGAGCACCCTGCGCGAGGCGGGTGCCCTGTGA